Proteins from a single region of Gammaproteobacteria bacterium:
- the radC gene encoding DNA repair protein RadC — MTISRWPSGEQPREKLVSRGAQALSDAELLAILLRTGVAGSTAVDLARQLLVDYGSIRGILDADAESLCSHKGLGTAKFVQLQAALEIARRHLSEALAHGNCLTSPEQTRNYLSARLRDYKYEVFACLMLDNRNRVIAFREMFRGTIDGASVFPREVVKQALADNAAAVILAHNHPSGISEPSQADIRITERLQKALGLVDIRVLDHVIIGDEINCLSERGLI; from the coding sequence GTGACTATCTCTCGATGGCCCAGTGGCGAACAGCCCCGCGAAAAACTGGTTAGCCGGGGCGCGCAAGCGCTCTCTGATGCGGAGCTACTGGCAATATTGCTGCGCACCGGTGTCGCGGGCAGCACCGCCGTGGACCTCGCACGTCAACTACTAGTCGATTACGGTTCGATACGCGGCATACTCGATGCCGACGCAGAAAGTCTATGCAGCCACAAGGGACTCGGCACGGCCAAGTTTGTGCAGTTACAGGCGGCGCTCGAAATTGCGCGACGGCATTTATCGGAAGCTCTCGCTCACGGTAACTGCCTTACCAGTCCCGAACAAACCAGGAACTACCTGAGTGCGCGCCTGCGTGATTACAAATACGAGGTATTTGCCTGCCTCATGCTGGATAATCGCAACCGGGTGATTGCATTTAGGGAAATGTTCCGCGGCACCATAGACGGGGCATCGGTGTTTCCCCGTGAAGTCGTCAAGCAGGCGCTAGCCGATAACGCCGCCGCGGTAATACTCGCGCATAACCATCCTTCCGGTATCAGTGAACCGAGCCAGGCGGATATTCGTATAACCGAACGCCTGCAGAAAGCATTAGGGCTTGTTGATATCCGCGTGCTGGATCACGTTATTATCGGCGACGAGATTAACTGCCTTTCCGAACGAGGTCTGATTTGA
- the coaBC gene encoding bifunctional phosphopantothenoylcysteine decarboxylase/phosphopantothenate--cysteine ligase CoaBC, producing MQALINKKILLGVTGGIAAYKSAELVRLLVKAGAEVRVVMTPSAQEFVQPLTYQALSGHRVYIDLFDAEAESAMDHIELARWCDLLLVAPASADFIGKMGAGYADNLLLTLCLASKRPVAVAPAMNQQMFANPATQDNLNQLTARGVLVWGPSAGEQACGDVGPGRMLEPEQLLDNMVLQFAPGRLQGTRLLLTAGPTREAIDPVRYISNRSSGKMGYALAEAALQAGADVTLVSGPVALIAPTGAKLVTVESAQQMYEAVMQRASQSEIFIGCAAVSDYRVEQVAENKIKKSAETMSLQLTLNVDILAAISGLENRPFCVGFAAETQDLEKYALAKLEQKNLDMIAANRVGNDESGFETDFNQLEVFWRDGHGSIERGSKSGVAKQLIDLIAERYTSARS from the coding sequence ATGCAAGCGCTCATCAACAAGAAAATTCTGCTCGGAGTTACCGGCGGCATTGCTGCTTACAAGTCTGCTGAACTGGTACGCCTGCTAGTTAAGGCAGGCGCCGAGGTGCGCGTCGTGATGACACCGTCCGCGCAGGAATTCGTACAACCGCTGACGTACCAGGCCTTAAGTGGTCACCGGGTCTATATCGATTTGTTCGATGCCGAAGCGGAATCAGCCATGGATCATATCGAGCTCGCGCGCTGGTGTGACCTGCTGCTGGTGGCACCGGCCTCGGCTGATTTTATCGGCAAGATGGGTGCGGGATACGCCGATAACCTGCTGCTGACCTTATGTCTCGCAAGCAAGCGACCGGTCGCGGTGGCGCCCGCGATGAACCAGCAGATGTTCGCCAATCCGGCAACACAGGACAATTTAAATCAACTCACTGCTCGCGGGGTTCTGGTCTGGGGGCCGTCCGCCGGTGAGCAGGCCTGTGGTGATGTGGGTCCCGGTCGCATGCTCGAGCCCGAACAATTGCTGGATAACATGGTGCTGCAATTCGCACCCGGCAGGCTGCAGGGAACCAGGCTGTTGTTGACTGCCGGTCCGACCCGGGAAGCGATCGATCCGGTGCGCTATATCAGCAATCGCAGTTCAGGCAAGATGGGCTATGCGCTTGCGGAGGCCGCACTGCAGGCGGGAGCTGACGTAACCCTGGTCAGTGGCCCGGTAGCCTTAATCGCGCCGACCGGTGCGAAGCTGGTTACGGTGGAATCGGCACAACAAATGTACGAAGCGGTGATGCAACGGGCATCTCAGAGTGAAATTTTCATAGGCTGTGCAGCGGTATCCGATTACCGTGTCGAGCAGGTGGCTGAAAACAAGATCAAGAAATCAGCAGAAACGATGTCGCTGCAGCTGACTTTGAATGTCGATATTCTGGCCGCGATCAGTGGGCTCGAAAACAGACCTTTTTGCGTGGGGTTTGCCGCGGAAACGCAGGATCTCGAAAAGTATGCACTGGCCAAACTCGAACAGAAGAATCTCGACATGATAGCCGCAAACCGGGTTGGAAATGACGAAAGTGGATTTGAAACTGACTTTAACCAGCTTGAAGTTTTCTGGCGGGACGGACACGGTAGTATCGAGCGTGGCAGTAAGTCCGGCGTCGCAAAACAACTAATTGATTTAATTGCCGAGCGCTATACTAGCGCCCGTTCGTAA
- the argB gene encoding acetylglutamate kinase has protein sequence MTVDKGSVADILIEALPYIQALDRKTVVIKFGGNAMVDEALKSSFAQDIVLLKQIGVNPVIVHGGGPQIGKLLEQIGKKSRFIEGMRVTDNETMDVVEMVLGGQVNKQIVSLINGHGGRAVGLTGKDGGMITARKMKLAGSNTDDNDLGQVGEVESIDPAVVAMLDDDDFIPVIAPIGVGADGSSYNINADLVAGELAKVLGAEKLLLLTNTPGVLNPDGKLLTGLSAEETERLIANGTIAGGMLPKVRCALDAVKAGVRTSQIIDGRVKHSVILELLTDSGVGTLIKGAHQN, from the coding sequence ATGACAGTAGACAAGGGCAGCGTAGCGGATATTCTGATCGAGGCCTTGCCCTATATCCAGGCGCTGGACCGGAAGACGGTGGTAATCAAATTTGGCGGCAACGCGATGGTTGACGAGGCGCTGAAGAGCAGCTTCGCACAGGACATCGTGTTGCTGAAACAGATCGGTGTCAATCCGGTTATCGTGCACGGTGGAGGCCCGCAAATTGGCAAGTTGCTGGAACAGATAGGCAAGAAAAGTCGCTTCATCGAGGGTATGCGGGTTACCGACAATGAAACCATGGATGTCGTCGAAATGGTGCTGGGTGGTCAGGTGAACAAGCAAATCGTATCTTTGATCAACGGTCACGGTGGACGTGCTGTCGGATTGACCGGTAAGGATGGCGGTATGATCACGGCGCGAAAAATGAAACTGGCAGGAAGCAACACAGACGATAACGATCTGGGCCAGGTCGGGGAAGTCGAGTCAATCGATCCCGCGGTGGTAGCGATGCTGGACGACGATGATTTTATCCCGGTAATTGCCCCCATCGGCGTTGGCGCCGATGGCTCTTCTTACAATATAAATGCCGATCTGGTTGCCGGCGAACTGGCTAAAGTGCTAGGTGCAGAAAAATTATTGTTACTAACCAATACCCCCGGGGTGCTGAATCCGGATGGCAAGTTACTGACGGGCCTTAGTGCCGAGGAAACCGAACGTTTGATCGCCAACGGTACCATTGCTGGTGGTATGTTGCCGAAAGTGCGCTGCGCACTGGATGCGGTCAAGGCTGGTGTGCGCACCAGTCAGATCATCGATGGACGGGTAAAACACTCGGTGATACTGGAGTTATTGACGGATTCCGGGGTAGGCACACTGATAAAAGGTGCGCATCAGAATTAG
- a CDS encoding DUF4124 domain-containing protein yields MTLRGQGRNNAVRIEGKNLHFRLTLLSVMLLALMLSAFSKQTTAGALYKWIDENGQIRYSDRLPPSQVKKKHQQLNSQGVVLTTKEAAKSDEELAAEAEATRRLEEEKAKQAKLKEAQDKKDQVLLLTFSSEEELGIVRDNRLDVLDSVIQLINKSINSTQQRLDELHGNADALYLSKGKEVPGGLAQKIEHFTRKLENRNAQLASKLDEQDKINQQYEKDVARFRELTTETN; encoded by the coding sequence ATGACCCTACGCGGTCAGGGACGAAACAACGCAGTGCGCATAGAAGGCAAGAACCTACATTTCCGCTTAACATTATTGTCGGTCATGCTGCTGGCACTGATGCTCTCTGCTTTCTCGAAGCAGACGACAGCGGGCGCCCTGTATAAATGGATCGATGAAAACGGCCAGATTCGCTACAGCGATCGGCTTCCACCCAGCCAGGTCAAAAAGAAACACCAGCAGTTAAATTCACAGGGTGTGGTCCTGACAACCAAGGAAGCAGCCAAGAGCGACGAGGAATTGGCAGCGGAGGCTGAAGCCACACGCAGGCTGGAAGAGGAAAAGGCCAAACAGGCAAAGCTCAAGGAGGCTCAGGATAAAAAAGACCAGGTATTGTTGCTGACTTTCAGTTCCGAGGAAGAGCTCGGCATCGTGCGTGATAATCGTCTCGATGTGCTCGATTCGGTGATTCAGTTGATCAACAAGAGCATCAATTCCACCCAGCAAAGACTCGATGAATTACATGGGAATGCTGACGCTCTTTACCTTTCCAAAGGCAAAGAGGTTCCGGGTGGACTTGCCCAGAAAATCGAACACTTTACGCGCAAGCTCGAGAACCGCAATGCCCAGCTAGCATCGAAACTGGACGAGCAGGATAAAATAAACCAGCAGTACGAAAAGGATGTGGCTCGTTTCCGAGAGCTCACAACCGAGACCAACTAG
- a CDS encoding DUF1223 domain-containing protein, whose amino-acid sequence MLRILLLSGLISFSAYAGDPIVISSGDRQTAVVELYTSEGCSSCPPADRWLSRLIETPKDEVDVLALSFHVDYWDYLGWKDRFSSAEYTRRQRQLGANNLQRTIYTPEFFVNGMEARGAANILDKIQQSNRQQAPLELKLTVSGDKTELVLDLHSPRDRDTIGQIHHRYLVYENNLSTDVKRGENSGETLRHQQVVRYMSRPQSLQLNNSHRIAIAPDWNPQNIGVAVLVTSPGDRQYLQALHTPVSSLMGLQ is encoded by the coding sequence ATGCTTAGAATCCTATTGCTGAGTGGTCTAATCTCGTTTTCTGCATACGCCGGCGATCCGATAGTAATAAGCAGCGGTGACAGGCAGACTGCTGTTGTCGAACTCTACACCTCGGAGGGATGCAGTAGCTGCCCGCCAGCCGATCGCTGGTTATCGCGCCTGATCGAGACACCGAAGGACGAGGTCGACGTGCTCGCGCTGTCGTTTCATGTCGACTACTGGGATTACCTGGGCTGGAAAGACCGCTTTTCCAGTGCAGAATATACACGTCGACAGCGCCAACTCGGTGCCAACAACCTGCAGCGTACCATTTATACACCCGAGTTTTTTGTCAACGGTATGGAAGCACGTGGCGCTGCTAACATTCTGGATAAAATCCAGCAATCCAACCGGCAGCAGGCACCACTTGAACTGAAACTGACTGTCTCCGGGGACAAAACTGAGCTCGTCCTCGACCTTCATTCTCCTAGAGACCGTGACACCATCGGCCAAATCCATCACCGTTACCTGGTTTATGAAAATAACCTGTCCACCGACGTCAAGCGCGGGGAAAATTCAGGTGAAACGCTGCGACACCAGCAAGTGGTTCGCTACATGAGCCGGCCGCAGAGCTTACAGTTGAATAACAGTCATCGTATTGCGATAGCGCCCGACTGGAATCCGCAGAATATCGGTGTTGCAGTGCTGGTTACTTCGCCGGGAGACAGGCAATACCTGCAGGCATTACATACGCCAGTGTCCAGTCTAATGGGGCTGCAATAG
- the pyrE gene encoding orotate phosphoribosyltransferase, which produces MQAYQSRFVEYCLQRGALKFGEFTLKSGRVSPYFFNAGIFNRGADLAALAEFYADAIQHSKIDFDLLFGPAYKGIPLAAITASALYQKYQRDIPYAFNRKEAKDHGEGGNTVGADIRGRVMIIDDVITAGTAIRESIALIESLGAEVCAVMIALDRQEKGSGQLSAIQELEQQGRRVISIITLDQILEYLQTSGDTGHQASIQAYRNRYGID; this is translated from the coding sequence ATGCAAGCCTACCAATCCCGATTCGTCGAGTACTGCCTGCAGCGTGGTGCCCTGAAGTTTGGCGAATTCACGCTCAAATCAGGTCGCGTCAGCCCCTACTTTTTCAACGCCGGTATTTTTAACCGTGGCGCGGACCTCGCCGCACTCGCCGAGTTTTACGCCGACGCAATTCAGCACAGCAAAATTGACTTCGATCTGCTGTTTGGACCCGCTTACAAGGGCATCCCGCTGGCGGCGATTACGGCGAGCGCGCTGTACCAGAAGTATCAACGTGATATCCCCTACGCGTTTAACCGCAAAGAAGCCAAGGACCACGGTGAAGGGGGCAATACAGTTGGCGCTGATATCAGGGGTCGCGTCATGATTATCGACGATGTCATCACCGCTGGGACCGCAATCCGGGAGTCCATCGCATTAATCGAGTCGCTCGGGGCCGAGGTTTGCGCGGTCATGATTGCCCTCGATCGCCAGGAAAAAGGCTCGGGCCAGCTTTCCGCGATTCAGGAACTGGAACAACAGGGGAGGCGTGTCATCTCGATCATAACGCTGGACCAGATTCTCGAGTACCTGCAAACCAGCGGCGACACCGGGCACCAGGCGTCGATCCAGGCTTACCGGAACCGTTATGGCATCGATTGA
- a CDS encoding exodeoxyribonuclease III, with protein sequence MRVISININGIRAASRKGFFDWLPRQRADFICVQETKAQTDQLDQPMFHPHQYFCSYYDALKKGYAGTAIYSKQQPLQVIRGYGESEFDNEGRYLEYRYRNLSVISLYAPSGSSGDHRQESKWRFLESFMLHLQSLRRKRREFIICGDWNVAHQNIDLKNWRSNQKNSGFLPEERAWLTDLFERVGYVDAFRAVDKRDEQYTWWSNRGQSWDKNVGWRIDYQVVTPGLKDSIRGARIYKERRFSDHAPLIMDYDLEPAG encoded by the coding sequence ATGCGCGTGATCTCAATAAACATCAACGGTATTCGGGCAGCGTCGCGCAAGGGATTTTTCGACTGGCTACCTCGCCAGCGCGCGGATTTTATCTGTGTTCAGGAAACCAAGGCGCAAACCGACCAGCTGGACCAGCCAATGTTCCACCCTCATCAATATTTTTGCAGCTACTACGACGCGCTGAAGAAAGGTTATGCCGGTACCGCGATTTATAGCAAGCAACAACCATTGCAGGTGATTCGCGGCTACGGTGAATCGGAGTTCGATAACGAGGGTCGCTACCTCGAGTATCGCTACCGCAACCTTTCCGTGATATCACTATATGCGCCATCGGGTTCGTCGGGTGATCACCGCCAGGAATCCAAGTGGCGCTTTCTCGAGAGCTTTATGCTGCACCTACAGTCATTGCGGCGCAAACGGCGTGAATTCATCATCTGCGGTGACTGGAATGTTGCACATCAGAATATCGATCTGAAAAACTGGCGCTCGAACCAGAAAAACTCGGGATTCCTGCCCGAGGAGCGTGCCTGGCTGACAGATTTATTCGAACGCGTGGGCTATGTCGATGCGTTTCGTGCGGTGGATAAACGCGACGAGCAGTACACCTGGTGGTCAAACCGTGGCCAGTCCTGGGACAAGAACGTGGGCTGGCGTATCGACTACCAGGTCGTCACACCGGGCCTGAAAGACTCGATTCGAGGCGCACGGATTTATAAGGAACGGCGCTTTTCCGACCATGCACCGTTAATTATGGACTATGACCTGGAGCCCGCGGGCTAG